In one Alosa alosa isolate M-15738 ecotype Scorff River chromosome 14, AALO_Geno_1.1, whole genome shotgun sequence genomic region, the following are encoded:
- the slc43a3b gene encoding solute carrier family 43 member 3b, which yields MLVCCGGGLRVRSWLTFATGLFECLCFAGAVFGWASLVFVLKGDGYFSQLCVNTTSSNGTYTMDCSEQDEKLSLIFTIASFMNNFLTLPNGFLFDRFGTMVTRLLGISIYTTGTMLIAFSNAAVSIVLFPALSCIAVGGILFLVTNMQVGNLFGSRRSTIITLYNGAFDSSSAIFLIIKLLHESGVSLQASFLFLSSCSVIHVLRTFLLMPRKHIPYPLPEDYTYGISCGQKRSYSIEDKSANGGNIQSPVVTEETTLKEGSPSSQSKPVCVPDKSFRSCALSWFFLWHLLWLSVMQLRHYLFIGTLNPMLNRLTAGEPALVSTYTNAFAITQLCGVLCAPWNGLLMDRHKGRARKPGESEREADLRAAILSLALTALQCLLFSVCAATPLLPLQYLTFILQVLNRSFLYGGNAAFISVAFPAAHFGKLYGLVMALSAVVSLLQYPCFALIKGPLGGDPLYVNIALTLLTLLAFIHPAYVYLHCRRQATQRGKTTD from the exons ATGCTTGTCTGCTGTGGCGGTGGGCTCCGTGTCCGGTCCTGGCTGACCTTTGCGACAGGCctgtttgagtgtctgtgtttcGCCGGCGCTGTGTTCGGCTGGGCTTCGCTGGTCTTCGTGCTCAAAGGTGATGGCTACTTCAGCCAACTATGCGTCAACACCACCTCCAGCAATGGCACATACACCATGG ACTGCAGTGAGCAGGATGAGAAGCTCTCCCTCATCTTTACCATTGCGTCCTTCATGAACAACTTCCTCACACTGCCTAATGGCTTCCTTTTTGACCGCTTTGGCACCATGGTTACCCGTCTTCTTGGAAT ATCCATATACACCACGGGGACCATGCTGATAGCCTTCTCAAACGCTG CTGTGTCCATCGTGCTGTTCCCTGCTCTCTCTTGCATTGCGGTCGGAGGAATTCTCTTTCTGGTGACAAACATGCAG GTTGGAAACCTGTTTGGTTCACGGCGCTCCACTATAATCACCCTCTACAATGGTGCATTTGATTCTTCCTCAGCCATCTTCCTCATCATCAAG ttgctgcatgaGAGCGGCGTCTCCCTACAGgcctccttcctcttcctgtccTCGTGCAGCGTGATCCACGTGCTGCGCACCTTCCTACTCATGCCCCGGAAACACATCCCCTACCCACTACCTGAGGACTACACttatgg AATTAGCTGTGGCCAGAAGAGAAGCTATAGCATAGAGGACAAATCAGCCAATGGAGGAAACATTCAGAGCCCTGTTGTTACCGAGGAAACCACTCTTAAAGAGGGCTCGCCATCCTCCCAAAGcaagccag tgtgtgtgcCAGATAAGAGTTTCCGGAGCTGTGCGCTGTCCTGGTTCTTCCTGTGGCACTTGCTTTGGCTGTCTGTCATGCAGCTGAGGCACTACCTCTTCATCGGCACCCTCAACCCCATGCTGAATCGTCTCACCGCAGGGGAACCAGCTCTgg TGAGCACCTACACCAATGCGTTTGCCATCACTCAGCTGTGTGGAGTGCTGTGTGCTCCCTGGAATGGACTCCTCATGGACCGACACAAGGGACGCGCCAGAAAGCCAG gtGAGAGCGAGCGTGAGGCGGACCTGCGGGCAGCCATCTTGTCGCTGGCCCTGACGGCCCTGCAGTGCCTgctattctctgtgtgtgcggcCACTCCGCTGCTGCCCCTGCAGTATCTCACCTTCATCCTGCAGGTGCTCAACAGGTCCTTCCTCTACGGGGGAAACGCAGCCTTCATTAGCGTGgc gttccCAGCAGCTCATTTTGGGAAGCTGTATGGTCTGGTGATGGCCCTATCTGCAGTGGTGTCCCTGTTGCAGTACCCGTGTTTCGCCCTCATCAAGGGCCCCCTGGGAGGAGACCCGCTCTAT gtgaACATTGCACTGACCTTATTGACCTTACTGGCCTTCATCCACCCTGCCTATGTCTACCTCCACTGTCGTCGCCAGGCAACGCAGAGGGGCAAAACTACAGACTAG